A DNA window from Streptococcus sp. LPB0220 contains the following coding sequences:
- the pbp2X gene encoding penicillin-binding protein PBP2X — protein sequence MNKFKKLLIGYSIKKRRLPDQNRKQVGKNLSVLAIFLFFLFLINFAMIIGTDKKFGVTLSDQAKKVHEQTVIVPAKRGTIYDRNGAVIAEDATTYNVYAIIDKKYKSATGKILYVEESQFKKVAEIFKQYLGMDEDYVIQQLSQKKLKQVSFGSNGNGITYSNMTAIREAMEAAKIEGVAFTTSPNRSYKNGVFASQFIGQASLQEDKEGNKTLKGQSGMEKSLDRILAGQNGVITYDKDRNGNIVPGSDKVSVKTEDGKDVYTTISAELQTYLETRMDVFQEKVKGKYVSATLVSAKTGEILATTQRPSYNADTKQGLDLKNLKTWNTILYQGQYEPGSTMKVMLLASAIDHGTFPAYNEVYYSNELQVKDATIRDWDVNMGLMDGRYMNIAQGFAYSSNIGMTKLEQKMGNNVWMNYLHRFKFGLSTRFGMGDESFGSLPGDNYVTQAMSAFGQGISVTQTQMLRAFSAIANDGQMLEPKFISAIYDKKSDTARKSKKEVVGKPVSGSAAQQTRNYMITVGTDPEYGTLYSDGPIIQVPGQNVAVKSGTAQMATDQGYLQGENDYINSVVAMTPAEDPEFIMYVTVQQPEVKFSATSWEELVNPILEDAVALKDELHLTSEAPTLDDVTKETTYKIPSVETLSKELNLKQNLSPGAYSEELRRNLVQPIVLGTGKNIRKMSVDVGSKVKANQQVLLLTEDFDAVPDMYGWTKKNADIFGEWTGIEITYKGSGKKVTKQSVKMNTSLNKTKKITLTLGD from the coding sequence ATGAATAAATTCAAAAAATTATTGATCGGGTATTCGATAAAGAAACGTCGCTTGCCGGATCAGAACCGAAAACAAGTTGGGAAAAATCTCAGTGTACTGGCGATTTTCCTCTTTTTTCTCTTTCTGATTAATTTTGCAATGATCATTGGGACTGACAAAAAATTTGGTGTGACCTTATCGGATCAAGCAAAAAAAGTCCATGAGCAGACGGTCATTGTTCCTGCAAAACGTGGAACGATCTACGACCGAAATGGAGCAGTAATTGCTGAAGATGCGACGACCTATAATGTTTATGCCATTATTGATAAAAAGTACAAATCGGCAACTGGGAAAATCCTTTATGTAGAAGAGAGCCAATTTAAAAAAGTAGCAGAAATCTTTAAGCAGTACTTAGGGATGGATGAGGATTACGTCATTCAACAGTTGTCGCAAAAGAAATTGAAACAGGTTTCTTTTGGGTCGAACGGAAACGGCATAACTTATAGCAATATGACGGCCATCCGTGAGGCCATGGAAGCGGCGAAAATTGAAGGGGTTGCTTTTACAACTAGTCCAAATCGGAGCTATAAAAATGGAGTTTTTGCTTCTCAATTTATAGGGCAGGCCTCTCTTCAAGAAGATAAAGAGGGGAATAAAACCTTGAAGGGGCAATCAGGAATGGAGAAATCCCTCGATCGTATTCTCGCTGGTCAAAATGGAGTCATCACCTATGACAAAGACCGAAACGGGAATATCGTTCCTGGTTCAGATAAGGTTTCTGTCAAAACAGAAGATGGAAAAGATGTCTATACGACCATTTCAGCAGAATTACAAACCTACCTTGAGACGCGAATGGATGTTTTCCAAGAAAAAGTAAAAGGAAAGTATGTTAGTGCGACTCTTGTGAGTGCAAAAACTGGAGAAATCCTGGCGACAACGCAACGTCCATCCTATAATGCGGATACCAAACAAGGGTTGGATCTGAAAAACTTGAAAACCTGGAATACCATCCTTTATCAAGGTCAATATGAACCGGGTTCAACGATGAAGGTCATGTTATTAGCTTCGGCGATTGATCATGGAACCTTCCCAGCCTATAATGAAGTATACTACAGTAACGAACTACAAGTAAAAGATGCGACGATTCGTGACTGGGATGTCAATATGGGCTTGATGGATGGACGCTATATGAACATTGCTCAGGGCTTTGCCTATTCTAGTAATATTGGGATGACCAAGCTAGAGCAGAAGATGGGAAATAACGTCTGGATGAATTACCTCCACCGCTTCAAATTTGGTCTCTCTACCCGTTTTGGCATGGGCGATGAGAGTTTTGGAAGCCTTCCGGGTGATAACTATGTTACTCAAGCTATGTCTGCCTTTGGACAAGGGATATCTGTCACCCAAACGCAGATGTTGCGGGCCTTTAGTGCCATCGCTAATGATGGGCAAATGTTGGAGCCGAAGTTTATTAGTGCTATTTACGATAAAAAATCAGACACAGCCCGCAAATCAAAAAAAGAAGTTGTTGGAAAACCAGTTTCAGGATCAGCTGCACAACAGACACGGAACTATATGATCACCGTCGGAACAGATCCAGAGTATGGAACCTTGTACAGTGATGGACCCATCATTCAGGTACCCGGTCAAAACGTTGCGGTGAAATCAGGGACTGCCCAAATGGCGACAGATCAAGGATACTTGCAAGGAGAAAATGATTATATCAACTCGGTTGTAGCCATGACACCTGCAGAAGATCCTGAATTCATTATGTATGTGACGGTCCAACAACCAGAAGTGAAATTCTCAGCGACCAGCTGGGAAGAGCTGGTTAATCCTATTTTGGAAGATGCAGTTGCTTTAAAAGACGAATTGCATTTGACATCAGAGGCACCAACTTTGGATGATGTGACCAAAGAAACGACCTACAAAATCCCTTCAGTAGAAACTCTCTCTAAGGAGTTGAATCTGAAACAAAATCTGAGCCCAGGTGCTTATTCAGAGGAATTGCGTCGCAATTTGGTGCAACCAATTGTCCTAGGAACTGGGAAAAATATCCGCAAGATGTCTGTGGATGTAGGCTCTAAAGTCAAAGCCAATCAGCAAGTATTGTTATTGACAGAAGACTTTGATGCGGTTCCGGATATGTATGGTTGGACAAAGAAAAATGCGGACATCTTTGGAGAATGGACTGGAATTGAGATTACCTATAAAGGTAGTGGAAAGAAAGTAACCAAACAAAGTGTCAAAATGAACACCTCACTCAATAAAACTAAAAAGATTACGTTAACATTAGGAGACTAA
- a CDS encoding amino acid ABC transporter ATP-binding protein — translation MIYISELSKTFSGQKVLNNLSLEIQKGEVVALIGSSGAGKSTFLRSLNYLEAPDSGRIKIDDFEVDFEHITQDQILTLRRKLAMVFQQFNLFGRKTALENVKEGLIVVKGLSDQEATKIAREELAKVGLSDRENHYPRHLSGGQKQRVALARALAMKPEVLLLDEPTSALDPELVGEVEKSIANAAKSGQTMVLVSHDMSFVAQVADKVLFLDKGRIIESGTPEEIMQHPKEERTKEFFASYKRTYV, via the coding sequence ATGATTTATATTTCAGAATTATCAAAGACATTTTCAGGTCAAAAGGTTTTAAATAATCTAAGTTTGGAAATTCAAAAAGGGGAAGTCGTGGCCCTAATCGGGTCTTCGGGAGCTGGTAAATCAACCTTCTTACGCAGTTTAAACTATTTGGAAGCACCAGATAGTGGTAGAATTAAGATTGATGATTTCGAAGTTGATTTTGAGCACATTACCCAAGATCAAATCTTAACCTTAAGAAGAAAATTGGCCATGGTGTTCCAACAGTTTAATTTGTTTGGTAGAAAAACAGCCCTTGAAAATGTGAAAGAAGGGCTCATTGTTGTGAAGGGCCTATCCGATCAAGAAGCAACGAAAATTGCTCGAGAAGAACTGGCAAAAGTCGGTTTATCGGATCGTGAAAATCACTATCCTCGTCACCTCTCAGGTGGACAAAAACAACGGGTGGCTTTGGCCCGTGCCTTGGCCATGAAACCAGAGGTTCTTTTGCTGGATGAACCGACTTCGGCCTTGGATCCAGAATTGGTTGGAGAAGTTGAAAAATCCATTGCCAATGCAGCAAAATCAGGACAAACCATGGTACTGGTCAGCCATGATATGTCTTTTGTAGCGCAAGTAGCAGATAAGGTCCTATTTTTGGATAAAGGACGGATTATTGAATCTGGAACACCAGAGGAAATCATGCAACATCCAAAAGAAGAACGGACAAAAGAATTCTTTGCTAGTTACAAACGGACCTATGTTTGA
- a CDS encoding amino acid ABC transporter permease — MFTTNLLTANWYADFLKHVPDSKLFSLRAVLDAFPAVIGKLPVTILLALGGAFFGIIFAMIFALVKINRVRILYPIQAVFVSFLRGTPLLVQLMLTYYGIPLILKAINQSYGTAFNINAIPAELFAIVALAFNEAAYASETIRAAILSVDPGEIEAARSLGMTNRQVYRRIIIPNAAVVATPTLINSLIGLTKGTSLAFSASVVEIFAQARIIGGSDLKYFERFITVSIVYWIVNILIEILGRHIERRLDIETPVAIDLPDQEVRI, encoded by the coding sequence ATGTTTACAACTAATCTTTTAACTGCCAACTGGTATGCTGACTTTTTAAAACACGTTCCAGATAGCAAGCTGTTTAGTTTGAGAGCCGTATTGGATGCATTTCCGGCTGTCATAGGGAAATTGCCTGTGACGATTTTATTAGCCCTAGGAGGCGCATTTTTTGGGATTATTTTTGCCATGATTTTTGCTCTGGTCAAAATTAATCGTGTACGAATTCTTTACCCGATTCAAGCTGTTTTTGTCAGTTTTTTACGGGGGACTCCTTTGTTGGTTCAGTTGATGTTGACCTATTATGGGATTCCTCTTATTTTAAAAGCGATCAATCAGTCTTATGGAACAGCTTTTAATATTAATGCCATTCCAGCTGAGTTATTTGCAATTGTAGCTCTTGCCTTTAATGAGGCAGCTTATGCGAGTGAGACCATCCGGGCAGCCATTTTATCGGTTGATCCTGGTGAAATTGAGGCAGCGCGTAGTCTTGGAATGACCAACCGTCAAGTTTATCGCCGGATTATTATTCCCAATGCAGCAGTCGTTGCAACTCCAACCTTAATCAATTCTCTCATTGGCTTGACCAAGGGGACCTCGCTAGCCTTTAGTGCCAGTGTGGTTGAAATTTTTGCCCAAGCACGGATTATTGGGGGGAGCGATTTGAAGTACTTTGAACGCTTTATCACGGTATCGATTGTTTACTGGATTGTGAATATTCTCATTGAAATACTAGGCCGTCACATTGAACGTCGACTGGATATTGAGACTCCCGTAGCAATTGATTTACCAGATCAGGAGGTCCGGATCTAA
- the trxB gene encoding thioredoxin-disulfide reductase, whose translation MFDTVIIGAGPAGMTAALYAARSNLKVALIERGIPGGQMNNTSDIENYPGYANISGPDLAEKMFEPLENLGVEHLFGQVERIEDLGATKKIVTDDGEFEAKTVVIATGSNHRPLNVPGEEELNSRGVSYCAVCDGAFFRDENLLVVGGGDSAVEEAVFLTQFAKTVTIAHRRDQLRAQKVLQDRAFANDKIHFAWNTVVEEIKGEQKVTSVLLKDVKTGVVREQAFGGVFIYVGLDPVSDFATELGILDENGWVVTDDHMRTKVPGIFAVGDVRQKDLRQVTTAVGDGAIAGQEVYKYITENF comes from the coding sequence ATGTTTGATACAGTGATTATTGGAGCAGGTCCTGCAGGGATGACTGCTGCCCTTTATGCAGCACGAAGCAATTTAAAGGTCGCATTGATTGAGAGAGGAATTCCAGGCGGTCAAATGAACAATACGTCTGACATTGAAAACTATCCTGGCTATGCGAATATTAGTGGCCCAGACTTGGCTGAAAAAATGTTTGAGCCTTTAGAAAATCTTGGTGTGGAACATTTGTTTGGTCAGGTAGAGCGCATCGAAGACCTCGGAGCAACCAAAAAGATTGTCACAGATGATGGGGAATTTGAAGCTAAAACCGTGGTGATTGCAACAGGGTCTAACCACCGTCCATTGAATGTCCCTGGTGAAGAGGAGCTGAACAGTAGAGGAGTTTCCTACTGTGCTGTTTGTGATGGAGCTTTCTTTAGAGATGAAAATCTCTTGGTCGTTGGTGGTGGCGATTCTGCGGTAGAAGAAGCTGTCTTTTTGACGCAGTTTGCAAAAACAGTGACTATTGCCCATCGTCGTGATCAGTTGCGTGCCCAAAAAGTTCTTCAAGACCGTGCCTTTGCCAATGATAAAATTCACTTTGCTTGGAATACGGTTGTTGAAGAAATTAAAGGTGAACAAAAAGTAACGTCTGTCCTTTTAAAAGATGTGAAGACAGGAGTGGTTAGAGAGCAGGCCTTCGGTGGTGTCTTTATCTATGTCGGTTTAGATCCTGTCAGTGATTTTGCGACGGAACTTGGTATTTTAGATGAAAATGGCTGGGTGGTGACGGATGATCATATGAGAACCAAAGTCCCAGGTATTTTTGCGGTTGGTGATGTTCGTCAAAAAGACCTACGTCAAGTGACGACAGCAGTCGGAGACGGTGCGATTGCTGGCCAAGAAGTTTATAAATATATCACAGAAAACTTTTAA
- a CDS encoding DUF4059 family protein, with product MLNKLLSLYLQSLVTTTILVGIASCIWIGYRALKKKDKTAKQRQAHLYDILLIDIMTIPILTFAVIGILFIFQAR from the coding sequence ATGTTAAATAAATTATTGTCCTTATATTTACAAAGTTTAGTGACGACAACGATTTTAGTTGGGATCGCTTCTTGTATTTGGATTGGCTACCGTGCCCTTAAGAAGAAAGATAAAACAGCCAAGCAACGACAAGCCCATTTGTATGATATCCTCTTAATTGATATCATGACGATTCCTATTTTAACCTTTGCGGTCATAGGGATTTTGTTTATCTTTCAAGCACGATAA
- the ftsL gene encoding cell division protein FtsL, giving the protein MAARDERTRTQVLQDRFRRFSRVEKAFYGSIVLTAVILAISIVFMQTRILQVQSELTDLNTELEAKKTELADVRQEVNELTRYDRLSQLASSQGMKLQKENRKTVSASSDE; this is encoded by the coding sequence ATGGCAGCAAGAGATGAGAGAACAAGAACACAGGTACTGCAAGACCGCTTTCGCCGTTTCTCTAGAGTAGAAAAGGCTTTTTATGGGTCGATTGTCTTAACAGCTGTGATTTTAGCCATTAGTATCGTCTTTATGCAGACACGGATTTTACAAGTTCAAAGTGAATTGACGGATTTGAATACGGAACTAGAAGCCAAGAAGACGGAATTGGCAGATGTTCGTCAAGAGGTCAATGAATTAACACGTTATGACCGCTTATCACAGTTGGCTAGCTCCCAAGGAATGAAGCTGCAAAAAGAAAATCGAAAAACAGTGAGTGCAAGTAGTGATGAATAA
- the mraY gene encoding phospho-N-acetylmuramoyl-pentapeptide-transferase encodes MYIATILVSFLLTVAAIPAFIRFYHRAHISGQQMHEDVKQHKAKAGTPTMGGVVFLITAVLVSFVVTVLTGNFTRPVQLILFILILYGIVGFLDDFLKVFRKINEGLNPKQKLALQLVGGIIFYIFSERHGAGSLLNVFGYDLYLGHFYILFALFWLVGFSNAVNLTDGIDGLASISVAISLSAYSFIAYMQGKWDILFVTLSMIGALLGFFVFNHKPAKIFMGDVGSLALGGMLAALSMALHVEWTLLLIGLVYVIETGSVMLQVTYFKWTKKRYGEGRRIFRMTPFHHHLELGGLFGNGQNWSEWKVDAFMWSIALVTSVVTLVLLYL; translated from the coding sequence ATGTATATTGCTACGATCCTTGTATCGTTTCTATTAACAGTGGCTGCTATTCCAGCCTTTATTCGATTTTACCATCGTGCTCATATTTCCGGGCAACAAATGCACGAAGATGTGAAACAACACAAAGCGAAAGCTGGCACTCCGACAATGGGTGGAGTTGTATTTCTCATTACAGCCGTTCTAGTTAGTTTTGTCGTTACCGTATTGACTGGAAATTTCACGCGCCCTGTTCAACTGATTCTATTTATCTTGATTCTATATGGAATTGTTGGATTTTTGGATGACTTTTTAAAAGTCTTTCGTAAGATTAATGAAGGTCTCAATCCAAAACAAAAATTGGCCCTTCAACTTGTTGGTGGAATCATCTTCTATATTTTTTCTGAACGCCACGGTGCAGGAAGCCTTTTAAATGTCTTTGGTTACGATCTTTACTTGGGCCATTTCTACATTCTCTTTGCTTTGTTTTGGTTGGTTGGATTTTCAAACGCGGTCAATTTGACAGATGGGATTGATGGATTAGCCAGCATCTCCGTTGCTATTAGCCTGAGTGCCTATTCCTTTATTGCCTATATGCAAGGAAAATGGGACATTCTCTTTGTGACTTTGAGTATGATTGGGGCCTTGCTTGGATTCTTTGTCTTCAACCACAAGCCGGCTAAAATCTTTATGGGCGATGTCGGTAGTCTTGCTCTTGGAGGGATGCTTGCAGCCTTGTCAATGGCTCTGCATGTCGAGTGGACGTTGCTCTTGATTGGTCTGGTCTATGTCATTGAAACAGGTTCAGTGATGCTACAAGTGACCTATTTCAAATGGACCAAGAAACGGTACGGGGAAGGACGTCGGATTTTCCGAATGACTCCTTTCCACCATCATTTAGAACTGGGTGGCCTTTTTGGCAATGGGCAAAACTGGTCAGAATGGAAAGTGGATGCCTTTATGTGGAGCATTGCCTTGGTGACAAGTGTCGTGACTCTAGTTCTTCTCTACCTATAA
- a CDS encoding amino acid permease encodes MSKKHHPSQETENGMVRGLQNRHVQLIAIAGTIGTGLFLGAGRSLSLTGPSIILVYMLTGAFMYLMMRAIGEMLYMDPDQHTFINFITKYLGKGWGYFSGWSYWVSLVFLGMAEITAVSNYVQLWFPNWPAWQIQIIFLALLSCVNLIAVKVFGEVEFWFGMIKIVTILALIATGIFMVTTNFETPAGHASLSNITNGFQMFPNGWVKFVMAFQMVFFAYQAIEFVGITTSETANPRQVLPKAIKEIPIRIVIFYVGALLAIMAIFPWQQLPVNKSPFVTVFQMVGIKWAAGLINFVVLTAAASSLNSTLYSTGRHLYQIAKETPNSKVMNRLKLNSLSRMGIPSRAIIFSAIVVAVSAFINVLPGVSDAFALITASSSGVYIAIYILTMLAHLKYRKSKEFMPDGFVMPAYKVLNPLTIVFFLFVFVCLFLQESTYIGAIGATIWIILFGIYSNWKHNQ; translated from the coding sequence CTTTCTTGGAGCTGGTCGTTCCCTTTCTTTGACAGGTCCCTCTATTATTTTAGTCTATATGCTGACTGGCGCCTTCATGTACTTGATGATGCGGGCGATCGGAGAAATGCTCTATATGGATCCTGATCAACACACCTTTATCAACTTTATCACCAAGTATCTAGGAAAAGGTTGGGGTTATTTTTCAGGATGGTCCTATTGGGTCTCCTTGGTATTTTTGGGAATGGCAGAGATCACCGCTGTTTCCAACTATGTCCAGCTTTGGTTTCCAAATTGGCCAGCCTGGCAGATTCAAATTATCTTTTTAGCGCTTTTAAGTTGTGTAAACTTGATCGCTGTGAAGGTTTTTGGAGAGGTTGAATTCTGGTTTGGAATGATCAAGATTGTCACGATTTTAGCCCTGATCGCAACAGGGATCTTTATGGTGACGACGAACTTTGAAACACCAGCTGGACACGCTAGCTTAAGTAACATTACAAATGGTTTTCAAATGTTTCCAAATGGTTGGGTCAAGTTCGTCATGGCCTTCCAAATGGTCTTCTTTGCTTACCAAGCGATCGAATTTGTTGGAATTACTACTTCTGAAACAGCTAATCCCCGACAAGTATTGCCAAAAGCTATTAAAGAAATTCCAATCCGGATTGTGATCTTTTATGTAGGAGCTTTGTTGGCGATTATGGCTATTTTCCCTTGGCAACAGCTTCCTGTCAATAAGTCACCGTTTGTAACAGTCTTTCAGATGGTAGGAATCAAGTGGGCAGCAGGATTGATTAATTTTGTTGTACTGACAGCTGCGGCATCTTCCTTGAATTCTACTCTCTATTCAACAGGGCGTCACTTGTACCAGATTGCAAAAGAAACACCAAACAGTAAAGTGATGAATCGTTTGAAACTGAATAGCTTATCTCGTATGGGAATTCCAAGTCGGGCGATTATTTTTTCTGCGATTGTGGTTGCTGTTTCAGCCTTTATCAATGTCTTGCCAGGTGTCTCAGATGCCTTTGCCTTGATTACGGCATCTTCTTCTGGTGTCTACATTGCTATTTACATTTTGACTATGCTTGCCCATCTTAAGTACCGTAAATCGAAAGAATTTATGCCAGATGGTTTTGTCATGCCAGCCTATAAAGTGTTGAATCCATTGACCATTGTTTTCTTCCTCTTTGTATTCGTTTGTCTCTTCTTGCAAGAATCAACATACATTGGAGCGATTGGAGCAACCATCTGGATCATTCTTTTTGGGATTTACAGCAATTGGAAACATAATCAATAA
- the rsmH gene encoding 16S rRNA (cytosine(1402)-N(4))-methyltransferase RsmH, producing MSKEFHHVTVLLHETIDMLDVKPDGIYVDATLGGAGHSEYLLTKLNESGHLYAFDQDQHAIENAKIRLAPFIEKGMVTFIKDNFRHLKERLNELGVTEIDGICYDLGVSSPQLDERERGFSYKKDAPLDMRMNQEASLTAYEVVNSYDYHDLVRIFFKYGEDKFSKQIARKIEQARAIKPIETTTELAEIIKSAKPAKELKKKGHPAKQIFQAIRIEVNDELGAADESIQQAMDLLALDGRISVITFHSLEDRLTKQLFKEASTVEVPKGLPFIPDDLKPKMELVNRKPILPSDEELEDNNRSHSAKLRVARKIHK from the coding sequence ATGAGTAAAGAATTTCATCATGTAACGGTTTTGCTTCATGAAACGATCGATATGCTGGATGTTAAGCCAGATGGGATCTATGTAGACGCCACATTGGGTGGGGCAGGCCACAGCGAATATTTGTTAACAAAATTAAATGAATCGGGCCATCTTTATGCCTTTGACCAAGATCAGCATGCGATTGAGAATGCTAAGATTCGATTGGCACCTTTCATTGAGAAAGGCATGGTGACCTTCATTAAGGATAACTTTCGTCATTTGAAGGAACGTCTAAACGAATTGGGTGTGACTGAAATTGATGGAATCTGTTATGACCTAGGTGTCTCTAGTCCTCAGTTAGATGAACGGGAACGCGGATTTTCTTACAAGAAAGATGCGCCTCTGGACATGCGGATGAATCAAGAAGCTTCCTTAACGGCTTATGAGGTCGTAAATAGCTACGATTACCATGATCTAGTCCGTATTTTTTTCAAATATGGAGAGGACAAATTTTCCAAGCAAATTGCGCGGAAAATTGAGCAAGCACGAGCAATTAAACCGATTGAAACGACGACTGAATTAGCAGAGATTATTAAATCTGCTAAACCAGCTAAGGAGCTCAAGAAAAAGGGCCATCCTGCTAAACAGATTTTCCAAGCCATTCGTATCGAAGTCAATGATGAACTGGGAGCTGCAGATGAATCGATTCAGCAAGCCATGGATTTGTTGGCCCTCGATGGTCGTATTTCTGTGATTACCTTTCATTCGTTAGAGGATCGATTGACCAAACAATTGTTTAAAGAAGCTTCGACGGTTGAGGTTCCAAAGGGACTTCCCTTTATTCCAGATGATTTGAAACCAAAGATGGAGTTGGTCAACCGGAAACCTATTTTGCCAAGTGATGAAGAGCTTGAGGATAATAATCGATCCCATTCAGCAAAACTACGGGTTGCTCGAAAAATACACAAGTAA
- a CDS encoding DEAD/DEAH box helicase, whose translation MKFTEFNFKPYIQEALKEINFREATEVQEKLIPIVLDGNDLVGESKTGSGKTHTFLLPIFQTLNEDSEQVEAVITAPSRELATQIYHAARQIASHSDKEIRIVNYVGGTDKNRQIEKLQVKQPHIVIGTPGRIYDLVASGDLAIHKAHTFVVDEADMTLDMGFLSTVDKIASRLPQQLQFLVFSATIPQKLQPFLKKYLSNPVMEQIKTKTVISDTIDNWLVSTKGRDKNEQIYQLTKTLQPYLAMIFVNTKTRADDLHAYLVAQGLKVAKIHGDIPPRERKRIMNQVKNLDFEYIVATDLAARGIDIEGVSHVINDAIPQDLSFFVHRVGRTGRNGLPGVAITLYQPSDDSDIRELEKMGIRFVPKVLKNGVIEDTYDRDRRANREKKQEKLDIEMIGLVKKKKKKIKPGYKKKIKWAVDEKRRKAKRAENRARGRAERKAKRQTF comes from the coding sequence ATGAAATTTACAGAGTTTAATTTTAAGCCCTATATTCAAGAGGCACTGAAAGAAATAAATTTTAGAGAAGCAACCGAAGTACAGGAAAAACTAATTCCGATTGTCCTAGATGGAAATGATTTGGTTGGAGAGTCAAAGACAGGTTCTGGGAAGACCCATACTTTCCTCTTGCCGATTTTTCAAACCTTAAATGAAGACAGTGAGCAAGTTGAAGCGGTCATCACGGCTCCTAGTCGGGAGTTGGCAACGCAAATTTACCATGCTGCTCGTCAAATCGCTAGTCATTCTGACAAAGAAATTCGGATTGTAAATTATGTTGGAGGAACGGATAAAAACCGTCAGATTGAAAAATTGCAGGTCAAACAGCCGCATATCGTGATTGGAACTCCAGGTCGGATCTATGATCTAGTTGCATCCGGTGATCTGGCTATTCATAAGGCTCATACCTTTGTGGTAGATGAGGCAGATATGACACTGGATATGGGATTTTTGTCTACCGTAGATAAGATTGCTTCAAGACTACCTCAACAACTGCAGTTTTTGGTGTTTTCAGCTACCATTCCACAAAAATTACAGCCTTTCTTGAAAAAATATCTCTCAAACCCTGTTATGGAGCAAATTAAGACCAAGACGGTGATTTCAGATACCATCGATAATTGGCTGGTTTCGACCAAGGGTCGGGATAAAAATGAGCAAATTTACCAATTGACCAAGACCTTGCAACCTTATTTGGCCATGATTTTCGTTAATACAAAAACGAGAGCAGATGATCTCCATGCCTATCTAGTAGCTCAGGGACTCAAAGTGGCGAAGATTCACGGAGATATCCCACCACGTGAACGGAAACGGATCATGAATCAGGTTAAAAATCTTGATTTTGAGTACATTGTAGCGACAGATTTGGCGGCGCGTGGAATTGATATCGAAGGGGTAAGTCATGTCATCAACGATGCCATTCCTCAAGATCTTTCTTTCTTTGTTCACCGTGTCGGCCGGACAGGCCGCAATGGCCTGCCAGGTGTCGCTATTACTCTTTATCAACCAAGTGATGATTCAGATATCCGTGAACTAGAAAAAATGGGCATTCGTTTCGTACCGAAAGTGTTGAAAAATGGGGTTATTGAAGATACCTATGATCGGGATAGACGGGCGAATCGTGAGAAGAAGCAAGAGAAACTTGATATCGAAATGATTGGTCTGGTGAAGAAGAAAAAGAAAAAAATCAAACCAGGCTACAAGAAAAAAATCAAATGGGCAGTTGATGAAAAGCGGAGAAAAGCTAAAAGAGCTGAAAACCGTGCGCGTGGTCGGGCAGAAAGAAAGGCCAAACGTCAAACTTTCTAA